The proteins below come from a single Argentina anserina chromosome 1, drPotAnse1.1, whole genome shotgun sequence genomic window:
- the LOC126799008 gene encoding protein TONSOKU — protein MGKEEAKLSEAKASYRSAKAISNHEEEARWANVVGNLHKDRGEYLQALTWFSIDYDLCTNYLSPKHSLATCQSLGDVYLRLERFEDALVFQKKHLKLAEEANDLVEQQRANTQLGRTYHDMYLKSMEEHQSLRNAKKYFESAMKLAQAIKDNPARYKSSFIKEYIDAHNNIGLLELDRDNLEEAEKIFTKALKICDQEEVNEYDDARTRLHHNLGKVYTDLRRWDDAKEHIEKDILICKKIGHCEGEAKGYINLGELHNCAQSYQNTILCYQRALNLAKSMEDEDALVSQIEDNIRTVKEMAKVKDDMKREEQNLKKLTRDMARARGTTDKRKCQLKKIVSLDALIEKSETIRYWLKVLEFAKKKKKVATEICDKEKIADSLLSIGLSYMNTRKFQKAHKWYMKGLKIYKSLGNLEGQALAQNNIGSVLDSEGDYEEALKAYTDSYRLAVEAKLPGAQLTALQNMHYSNLNRFDDVEETRRLQRLIDKLRQQRNEVLKTENMEDCCPESSIEGSGDFSDNMPTACCSEETRNSQSSRSQSLNRKEELNDDDVPLISLVRSAKVLSKMKSVHSANNEHKLVGRKRIRLVLSDDDDEIIDAAETSNVRPYKIPLNVITSSEGNTRSNTASPTNFQETLAVTSNCATRSSGLPINTDESSSSCKSRTHNMATPEGNCFRASSSGEGLNASGSRCDVTASGNILQKNGDAQFMLLTFDDKHNEYITFEIDEDLIQHSFMSPNNLSIESAKVQLACLYYLQLPLERKLEGLLPIIQNVKCGGKVISSLETVESFQGHMGKVVVEAVIDGWVQKRLIKLYTEHCYKLSETPNMKLLKRLYDLKVSDDEITVSECELQDLSITPLLDALHAQKRFAMLDLSHNMLGNGTMDKLSQVLISSGQKYGGLVLDLHCNSFGPTALFQICECPLLFTRLEVLNMSGNRLTDACASYLSTILERCKALCSLSIERCSITSRTIQKVSDALNAESVLEQLCIGYNKPISGNTITSLLIKLGTLKRFSKLNMKGLKLSKPVVDSLCQLAKHLSLSALMLGETGIGLDGALLVTESLFHGNEEITELDLSYCGLTHNYAVKLSTNSSMTCGILELSLSGNPILQEGSNALSSMLLNAQCCLKVLDLQKCQFGISGVLQIIQALSGNTCLEELNLADNADSGKGQSFKEQVKEHSAPYDMAEKGFVGLLQPDTNILKSSPLVSLTRDVSQLEVADSEDDEVGAEAAASARAQSCSSSCQRNSLSTECQFLEEFATAIDMAKNLRFLDLSKNGFSKENAEILYSSWSKSRSVAARRHIKDKTIHLFVEGMKCCLKPCCRKE, from the exons atgggaaAGGAGGAAGCGAAGCTGAGCGAGGCGAAGGCGTCGTACCGGAGCGCCAAGGCGATCAGCAACCACGAGGAGGAGGCCCGGTGGGCCAACGTCGTCGGCAACTTGCACAAGGACCGAGGCGAGTACTTGCAGGCCCTCACCTGGTTCAGCATCGATTACGATCTATGCACCAACTACCTCTCCCCCAAGCACTCCCTCGCCACCTGTCAGTCCCTCGGCGACGTCTATCTCCGCCTCGAACGCTTCGAAGACGCCCTCGTTTTTCAG AAAAAACATTTAAAGCTTGCCGAGGAGGCCAATGACCTTGTTGAGCAGCAAAGGGCCAATACTCAACTAGGTCGTACCTACCACGATATGTATTTGAAATCCATGGAGGAACATCAGTCGTTGCGGAATGCCAAAAAGTACTTTGAGTCTGCTATGAAGCTTGCACAGGCTATAAAAGACAACCCAGCTAGGTATAAATCTTCCTTTATCAAGGAATATATTGACGCGCATAACAATATAGGATTGCTTGAACTTGATCGTGATAACCTTGAGGAGGCTGAGAAGATCTTTACTAAAGCATTAAAGATATGCGACCAAGAAGAGGTGAATGAATATGACGATGCACGCACCAGGCTCCATCACAATCTTGGAAAGGTTTACACAGATCTGAGGAGGTGGGATGATGCTAAGGAACACATTGAGAAGGACATTCTGATATGTAAAAAAATTGGGCATTGTGAAGGAGAGGCAAAGGGGTATATCAATCTTGGCGAGTTGCATAACTGTGCCCAGAGCTATCAGAACACAATCCTTTGCTACCAAAGAGCACTTAATCTAGCAAAATCAATGGAAGATGAGGATGCTTTGGTCAGTCAAATTGAAGACAATATCAGAACGGTTAAAGAGATGGCTAAAGTTAAAGATGACATGAAGAGAGAAGAGCAGAATCTCAAGAAGCTAACAAGAGACATGGCCAGAGCAAGAGGCACAACGGATAAGAGGAAGTGTCAGCTCAAGAAAATTGTTTCTCTTGATGCGCTTATTGAAAAATCAGAGACAATACGTTATTGGCtaaag gTCCTTGAATttgcaaaaaagaagaagaaagtagCAACTGAAATTTGTGATAAAGAAAAGATTGCTGATTCACTTCTGAGCATTGGATTATCCTACATGAACACAAGGAAGTTCCAGAAAGCTCATAAATGGTACATGAAGGGCTTGAAAATTTACAAATCACTTGGAAACTTGGAA GGTCAGGCTTTGGCACAGAATAACATAGGTAGTGTTTTGGACAGTGAAGGTGATTATGAAGAAGCACTGAAAGCATATACAGATAGCTACAG GCTTGCTGTTGAGGCTAAACTTCCTGGTGCACAGCTTACTGCACTACAAAATATGCACTATAGCAACTTGAACAGATTCGACGATGTTGAAGAGACCAG GAGATTGCAACGTCTAATTGACAAATTGAGGCAGCAAAGAAATGAAGTGCTCAAAACTGAAAATATGGAAGATTGTTGCCCTGAATCTAGTATAGAAGGGTCTGGTGATTTCTCTGATAACATGCCTACTGCATGCTGTTCAGAAGAGACAAGAAACTCCCAGTCTAGCAGATCACAGTCTTTAAACCGAAAGGAAGAGctgaatgatgatgatgtacCTCTAATATCTCTTGTCCGGTCTGCCAAAGTCTTATCTAAGATGAAATCAGTTCATTCAGCAAACAATGAGCATAAACTGGTGGGCCGTAAGCGCATTCGCCTAGTACTgtctgatgatgatgacgagATCATTGATGCGGCGGAAACCTCAAACGTCAGGCCTTATAAGATCCCATTAAATGTTATTACGTCTAGTGAAG GTAATACTAGAAGTAATACAGCCAGTCCTACTAATTTTCAG GAAACCTTAGCTGTTACCTCAAATTGTGCCACAAGATCTTCTGGTCTTCCTATTAATACTGACGAAAGCTCTAGTTCATGCAAATCCAGGACTCATAATATGGCCACTCCCGAAGGCAATTGTTTTAGAGCGTCAAGTTCTGGTGAAGGTCTTAATGCTAGTGGCTCTAGATGTGATGTCACCGCCTCAGGAAATATATTGCAGAAAAATGGCGATGCACAGTTTATGCTGCTTACTTTCGATGATAAACATAAC GAGTATATAACTTTTGAAATTGATGAAGACCTAATACAACACTCATTCATGTCTCCTAATAATCTAAGCATTGAGTCAGCAAAGGTTCAATTGGCATGCTTATACTACTTGCAACTTCCTCTGGAAAGAAAACTCGAGG GGCTGCTTCCAATAATTCAGAACGTAAAATGTGGTGGAAAGGTTATTAGCTCCCTAGAAACAGTTGAATCATTTCAGGGACATATGGGAAAAGTTGTGGTTGAAGCTGTCATTGATG GATGGGTCCAAAAGCGTTTGATAAAACTATATACTGAACACTGTTACAAGTTATCTGAAACACCCAACATGAAGTTGCTAAAGAGACTATATGATCTGAAG GTTTCAGATGATGAAATTACTGTTTCTGAATGTGAATTGCAAGATTTATCAATAACACCGTTGTTGGATGCCCTTCATGCCCAGAAGAGGTTTGCAATGCTAGACCTTTCCCACAATATGTTAG GAAATGGTACTATGGATAAACTCTCTCAAGTACTTATATCATCAGGCCAAAAATATGGTGGCTTAGTGTTGGATCTGCATTGCAACAGCTTTGGTCCAACTGCTTTGTTTCAG ATTTGTGAATGCCCTCTCCTATTTACTCGATTGGAAGTGCTTAATATGTCAGGAAATCGTCTCACTGATGCATGTGCATCTTACCTTTCAACTATCTTGGAAAGGTGCAAGG CTctttgcagtttgagtatagAGCGATGCTCCATCACATCTAGAACTATTCAAAAGGTTTCTGATGCACTGAATGCTGAATCTGTCCTTGAGCAACTCTGTATAG GATATAACAAGCCTATTTCTGGAAACACCATTACAAGTTTACTCATCAAGCTAGGCACTCTGAAAAG attttcaaaattaaatatGAAAGGCTTAAAGCTGAGCAAGCCTGTGGTTGATAGCCTATGCCAGCTTGCTAAGCACTTGTCTTTGTCAGCACTAATGCTCGGGGAAACTGGTATCGGACTT GACGGGGCATTATTAGTAACCGAGTCATTATTCCATGGAAATGAAGAGATCACGGAACTTGACTTATCATATTGCGGACTGACACATAATTATGCTGTCAAATTAAGCACTAATTCTTCTATGACATGTGGCATTCTTGAGCTTAGCCTTTCAGGAAATCCGATTTTGCAGGAG GGTAGCAATGCATTATCATCAATGCTTTTGAATGCTCAATGTTGTCTGAAAGTTTTGGACCTTCAAAAGTGCCAGTTTGGGATCTCTGGCGTTTTGCAAATTATCCAGGCATTATCAG GTAATACTTGTCTTGAAGAGCTCAATCTTGCTGATAATGCTGATTCTGGTAAAGGGCAGTCTTTCAAAGAACAAGTTAAAGAGCATTCTGCACCATATGACATGGCAGAAAAAGGGTTTGTCGGACTATTGCAGCCAGACACCAATATACTTAAATCTTCTCCCTTAGTATCTTTGACCAGAGATGTTAGCCAGCTCGAAGTTGCTGAtagtgaagatgatgaagttgGGGCTGAAGCTGCTGCATCTGCACGCGCCCAGAGCTGCTCAAGCTCATGTCAGAGAAACTCCTTGTCTACTGAGTGTCAATTTCTTGAAGAGTTTGCAACTGCCATTGATATGGCAAAGAATTTGCGGTTCCTGGACCTAAGCAAAAACGGTTTCTCCAAAGAAAATGCAGAGATATTGTATTCGTCATGGTCAAAATCAAGATCTGTTGCAGCACGGAGGCACATCAAGGATAAGACCATCCATTTATTTGTGGAGGGAATGAAGTGTTGTCTGAAACCCTGCTGCAGGAAGGAATAA